A single region of the Anaerolineales bacterium genome encodes:
- a CDS encoding MFS transporter — protein MSETDSFQRNLSLLRWLNFLSDFRLYTPVAIVYFSTVAGSFALGMSIFSMIMLAGAFFEVPTGILSDRVGRRWTACFGALASMGGVLCYALGSAYLILLVGAVLEGLARAFFSGNNDALLYDTLAESGQETTFQTWHGKVSAMYQMALGVSALIGGVLAGISLAATFWLTVIPQALCVVVTLRLVEPKVAKRHTTSPFAHLGEAIAAFRANPRLRAVSLASILGFALGETAHQFRPALYARLLPEWAIGAARTTAHAAAASSFYFAGGLIARFGAYRILITGIILNAVMTLTALLFQGTLSPFLISSTSIFFGVSMVATTGLKQREFTDAQRATMGSLNAFAGSIVMALAAFAAGVVADRIGVTATLIGIELLAIGIIALYRRAFVVGGEPRPPVIPS, from the coding sequence ATGTCGGAAACAGACTCCTTTCAGCGCAACCTGAGCCTTCTCCGTTGGCTGAATTTTCTAAGTGATTTTCGCCTGTATACGCCCGTCGCCATTGTCTATTTTTCAACGGTGGCGGGATCGTTCGCCCTCGGCATGAGCATTTTCTCCATGATTATGCTCGCCGGAGCCTTTTTTGAAGTCCCCACAGGCATCCTTTCGGATCGGGTTGGGCGGCGTTGGACGGCATGTTTTGGGGCGCTTGCCAGCATGGGTGGTGTCCTGTGTTATGCGCTCGGCAGCGCCTACCTGATCCTTCTGGTAGGGGCTGTGTTGGAGGGGCTGGCGCGGGCGTTTTTCAGCGGCAACAACGACGCCCTGCTTTACGACACCCTCGCTGAAAGCGGGCAAGAAACCACCTTTCAAACATGGCATGGGAAAGTGAGCGCCATGTATCAGATGGCGTTGGGTGTCTCGGCGCTGATCGGCGGTGTGTTGGCGGGCATTTCCCTTGCAGCGACGTTCTGGCTAACCGTGATTCCGCAAGCGCTGTGCGTTGTGGTCACCCTTCGTCTTGTTGAGCCAAAGGTAGCGAAACGCCATACCACATCTCCCTTTGCCCATTTGGGGGAGGCAATCGCCGCGTTTAGGGCAAACCCTCGTCTGCGGGCGGTCAGTTTGGCGTCGATTCTCGGGTTTGCCTTGGGGGAGACGGCACATCAATTCCGCCCGGCGCTCTATGCGCGGCTGCTGCCGGAGTGGGCGATTGGCGCAGCGCGGACGACGGCACATGCGGCGGCGGCGAGCAGTTTTTACTTCGCAGGCGGGTTGATTGCCCGTTTTGGGGCATACCGCATCCTGATCACAGGGATCATTCTGAATGCCGTGATGACGCTCACCGCGCTGCTCTTTCAGGGGACGCTCTCCCCGTTCCTGATCAGCAGCACCTCCATCTTCTTCGGGGTAAGTATGGTCGCCACAACGGGACTCAAACAGCGTGAATTCACCGATGCGCAGCGGGCGACCATGGGATCGTTGAATGCCTTTGCGGGGAGCATCGTCATGGCGCTAGCTGCCTTTGCTGCCGGGGTGGTGGCAGACCGCATCGGGGTGACGGCGACCTTGATCGGGATTGAATTGCTTGCCATTGGAATCATCGCTCTGTATCGGCGGGCATTTGTTGTTGGGGGTGAACCCCGCCCCCCCGTGATACCCTCTTAG